CTTCTTGGCCTCGGCCTCGTTGTCGACGAGGACGTGGCGGGCGTGAACCTCCTCCTCGGGCTTCATCGCCTTGACGGTCTCGTCGTAGAGGGCCCGCTCGGCCTGCGGGGTCACCGCCTTCTTGGCCTCGCGCTCGAGGTACTCGTCGAGGAGGAGCTTGTCGCGGAAATAGGCGAGCTTGCGGGCGAAGTCCGGGTTGTCGCCGACCTTGGCCTTCTCGGCCGCCTGGGCGCCGATCTTCAGATCGACCATGTAGTCGACGAGGAGACCCTTCTTCTGCGCCTCGTCGACGCCGGGCAGCGACAGCGCCGGATCGTCGGCCGCCACCGCGAGGTCGCCGGCGGTGATGGGCGCGCCGTTGACCTTGGCGACGACCGTGTCGGGCGACGGGGCGGCGGGAGCCGGAGCGGCCGCGGGAGCGGCGGCGGGCGCCGGCGCCTGGGCGAGAGCCGCGCCCGGCAGGAGGAGCCCGAGGGCGAGCGCGCCGTTGCGCCAGAGGGGGGAGAGGGTCGGCATGGCGTGATCCTTGGGGCCCGTGCGCGAAGTCGGTCGTAAGACCGGCGGACAGGTGGCAAAGATCGGCCGACAAGACAAGCACCCCGCGCGCCGCAGCGGCAGCAACGGGCGGCGCCCCCACGGATCCGTGATCCGAGGGGGCGAGGGCTCAGTAGCCGGTCGAGGCGACCTCGACCCGGTCGCCGCGGCGGGCGAAGGCCACGGACGCAGCGGCGCCGTCCCGGGTGCCGGGCACCGAGAAGCTGACGACCTGATCGGAAGCGAGCGTGGTGATGACACGCAGCGGGGTCGCGGCCGCGGTCTCGGACGGCGCGAGCGTGGCGACGACGCGCAGGCCGTCCTTCTCGACCGTGTAGTAGGCCGAGCCGCGCACCGGGCCGAGATCGAGGCTGTGGGCCTGGCGCGGGTTCAGCTCGGAGGCGCCCGACGCGGTCGCGAGGACGAGGCCGAGAGCGGTGAGGGCGAGGAGACGCATCGGTGGTCCTGGGGGTTCTGTCCGGCGCGAGGAGCGCGTCCGGAAAGCCGGGATTCGCCGGGAGGCCTCAACTAACCCTTCATTATGATGCAGCGCAATAGAATTATGTTGCATTGCACAATCAAACGTTAGCACTTCAGATCATCCTGCGCGGTCCGGCGTGACCTCCGGGCGCCGCCGCCCTACCTGCGGGTCCTGATGAGTCCTGTCGCCGGGACCACGCCGCACCCGCCGCGGACCCGGACGCCCGTGAAGCCCGGAGGCCCATGAGACCCGCATGAGCACCTATCGCTTCGACAGGCTCCTCAGCCCGCGCTCCGTGGCGCTGGTCGGCGCGAGCGCGCGGCCGAACGCCTTCGGTGCCGCGATCCTGCGCAACCTGCGCGAGGCCGGGTTCGCGGGCCCGATCTGGCCCGTGAACCCGCGCCACGACAGCGTCGACGGCGTGCAGGCCTTCGCCGACCTCGCCGACCTGCCCGAGCCCGCCGACCTCGTGGTGATCGTCACCCCGCCCGAGACGGTGCCGGAGGTGGTGGCGGCGGCGGGCCGCCGGGGCTGCGGCGCGGCGGTGATCATCACCACCGGCCTCGGCAGCGGACCGGGCTCGCTCGCCGAGGCGGCGCGGGACGAGGCGCGGCGCCATTCCCTGCGCCTCGTCGGGCCCGACAGCATGGGCCTGGCGGTGCCGGCCGCCTCCCTCAACGCCAGCCTGCTCGCCCGGGCGCCGCTCCCCGGCGACCTCGCGCTGATCTCGCAGTCGCGCACGGTCGCGGCCGGCATCGTCGCCTGGGCGCAAGCGCGCGGCACCGGCTTTTCCGGTATCGTCTCGCTCGGCAACGCGATCGACGTCGACATCGCCGATTGCCTCGACCACTTCGCCGCCGACATCCGCACCCGGGCGATCGTGCTCTCGATCGACAGCGTGACGGACGCGCCGAAATTCATGTCGGCGGCCCGGGCGGCCGCGCGGGCAAAGCCCGTCGTGGTGCTGCGCTCAGGGCGCCACGACACCGCGCGGGCGATCGACGGACGGGCCGCCGCCCAACAGGGCAGCACGCATACCGGAACGCTGGCGAGGACCGACGCGGTCTACGACGCCGCCTTCCGGCGGGCCGGCCTCTTGCGGGTGCAGGACCTCGACGAGATGTTCTCGGCGGTCGAGACGCTGGGGCGCCAGCGCCCGTTCCCCGGCCGGCGCCTGGCGATCCTCGCCAACGGCCGCGGCGTCGGCGCCATCGCGGTCGACCGGCTCCTCGATCTCGGCGGCACGCTCGCGAGCCTCTCCGAGACGACCCGCGAGCGCTTGGCCGTGGCGGTGCCGGGGACCGAGGCGGAGGCCTGGCGCAACCCGGTCGATATCGGCGCCGACGCCGACGGCCCGCGCTACGCCGCGGCGCTGGAGGCGCTGATCGCCGACCGCGGCAACGACGCCGTGCTGGTCATCAACGTGCCGACCGCCCTGTCGGGCGGCAGCGCGGTCGCGACCGAGATCGTCGAGGCGGTCGGGCGCGGCCGGAAAGGGGCCTTCCGGGCCCGGCCGGTCTTCGCCGTCACCGTCGGCGACGAGGCCGCCGGCGAGATCCTGAGCCAGGCCGGCATCCCGCGCTTCGCCACCGACGCCGACGCGGTCGAGGGCTTCACCCACCTCGTGCGCTACCGCGAGGCGCAGGACGACCTCACCACCACCCCGGCGGTACTGCCCGACGACCTCGTGCCGGATGCCGGCGCCGCCCGGACGATCGTCGATCGCGTGCTCGCCGAGGGGCGCACCTGGCTCGACCCGCGCGAGATGGCGGACCTGCTCGCCGCCTACGGCATCCCGGCCCAGCCGGTGACCCTCGCGCCCGACGCCGACGCCGCGGCGGAGGCCGCCTGGCCGATCATCGCGGCGGGCGGCACGGTGGCGCTCAAGCTCGCCTCGCCGGACGTGGTGCACAAGTCCGACGTCGGCGGGGTGCGGCTGGGGCTCACCAGCGAGGCGGCGGTGCGGGAGGCCGCGAGCGAGATGCGGGCCCGGGTGGCGCGGGAGCGGCCCGACGCCCGGATCACCGGCTTCGTCGTCCAGGCGATGCTGCGGCGCACGGAAGGGCGGGAGCTGATCGCCGGCCTCGTCGACGATCCGGTCTTCGGCCCGGTCGTGGTGTTCGGCCGCGGCGGCACCGCCGTCGAGGTGATCGACGACCGGGCGCTGGCGCTGCCGCCCCTCGACCGGCGGCTCGCCGCCGACCTGATCGGCCGGACCCGGGTGGCGCGCCGGCTCAAGGCCTATCGCGACGTGGCCGCCGCCGACGAGGCGGCGGTCGCCCTGGTGCTGGTCAAGCTCGGCCAGCTCGCCGCCGACCTGCCGGAGCTGCGCGAGCTCGACATCAACCCCCTGCTCGCCGATCGCGACGGGGTCATCGCCCTCGACGCGCGCGCCGCCGTGGCGCCCCTGCCGCCGGAGCGCCGGCGCGACGCGGGCGCGGGTCCCAGCCACGCGCGCTTCGCCGTGCGGCCTTATCCGCGCGCCTGGGAGCGGCGCATCACCCTCGACGACCAGGGAATCCTGGTGCGGCCGGTGCGGGCCGAGGACGAGGGGCTGTTCGAGGCGTTCTTCGGCCAAGTCAGCGCCGAGGACTTGCGCCTGCGCTTCTTCGCGCCGGTGCGCGACTTCAGCCACGCCTTCCTGGCGCGGCTCACCCAGCTCGACTACGCCCGCGCCGTCGCCTTCGTGGCGATCGAGGAGGCGACGGGCACGATGATGGGGGCGGTGCGCCTCCACGCCGACGCCAACCATGAGACCGGGGAATACGCGATCCTGGTCCGCTCCGACCTCAAGGGGCTCGGCCTCGGCTGGTCGCTGATGGCGCTGATGCTCGACTGGGCCAGGGCCGAAGGTCTGCGCCACGTCGAGGGGCAGGTGCTGCGCGAGAACACCACCATGCTGGCAATGTGCCGCAAGCTCGGCTTTACGGTGAGGACGGACCCCTCCGACCCCGACCTGATGCTGGTGCGCCGCGCGCTCACGGAGGAGAGTGCCGCACCCGAAGCTTGAGACCCGTCACGGCTTCATGCGCGACACCCCTCCCACCGACATCGCCGGCGGCCTGCTCCTCACCGCCGCCGCCGGCTACGTCGACGCCGTCGGCTTCCTGCGGCTCGACGGGCTTTACACCTCGTTCATGAGCGGCAACTCGACCCAGTTCGCGGTCTCGCTCGCGCAAGCAGGCCACCCGGTCGCCTGGGAGATCGGCCTATTGTTCGCGTGCTTCCTTGGCGGGGGCTTTGCCGGCAGCCTCGTCTCGCTGCGCCTGCCCGGACGCTGGGGCCCCGTCGCGGTGCTCGGCCTCGAACTCGGCCTCTTGACGGTCGCGCTCCTCATGGCGGTGAGCCCGGTCCAGGGGCCGGCGCCGCCGCTGCTTGCCGCCGCCATGGGGGCGCAGAACGCGGCGCTCCGCCGGAGCGCGGGCTTTCGCCCCGGCGTCACCTTCGTGACCGGCACCCTGTTCAGCCTCAGCCACACCCTCGCCCAGGCCGCGACGAGGACCGGCCCGGCGCTCGGCTGGGTGCCGGATGCCTGCACCTGGCTCGCCCTCGTCGGCGGCGCGGTGGCGGGAGCCCTGGCGTATCGGAGTTACGGGCTCGCGGCGCTGGCGGCGGCGGTCGCCGGGGTCGGGCTGGTGCTCGCCGTCGCGGTCGGGCGGGCGGTGCGACGGGGCGCGACCGCGTGATCGGAGAGCGGGGGGCGGGACCGAGCCCCCCGCCGCACCGCCCCTACCGCAGCACCTGCGACAGGTTCGGGCCCCGCAACGCCGCGAGCGCCGCCATCCGCACCGGGGCGTTCGGCGCGCCGTAGAGGTCGTAGCCGCCCTTGCGCTGCACGACCTCGAAGTAGAACCGCTCCTCGAACGGCGTCGTGTAGAATTGCAGGAACTCGCCGTCGCCGACCCGGTCGTAGAGGATGCTCAGGGACTGCATCCGGGCGATGGTCGCGTCGTCGAGGCCGAAGCGGGCGGCGACGTCGTCGTAGTAGTT
The sequence above is drawn from the Methylobacterium terrae genome and encodes:
- a CDS encoding bifunctional acetate--CoA ligase family protein/GNAT family N-acetyltransferase, giving the protein MSTYRFDRLLSPRSVALVGASARPNAFGAAILRNLREAGFAGPIWPVNPRHDSVDGVQAFADLADLPEPADLVVIVTPPETVPEVVAAAGRRGCGAAVIITTGLGSGPGSLAEAARDEARRHSLRLVGPDSMGLAVPAASLNASLLARAPLPGDLALISQSRTVAAGIVAWAQARGTGFSGIVSLGNAIDVDIADCLDHFAADIRTRAIVLSIDSVTDAPKFMSAARAAARAKPVVVLRSGRHDTARAIDGRAAAQQGSTHTGTLARTDAVYDAAFRRAGLLRVQDLDEMFSAVETLGRQRPFPGRRLAILANGRGVGAIAVDRLLDLGGTLASLSETTRERLAVAVPGTEAEAWRNPVDIGADADGPRYAAALEALIADRGNDAVLVINVPTALSGGSAVATEIVEAVGRGRKGAFRARPVFAVTVGDEAAGEILSQAGIPRFATDADAVEGFTHLVRYREAQDDLTTTPAVLPDDLVPDAGAARTIVDRVLAEGRTWLDPREMADLLAAYGIPAQPVTLAPDADAAAEAAWPIIAAGGTVALKLASPDVVHKSDVGGVRLGLTSEAAVREAASEMRARVARERPDARITGFVVQAMLRRTEGRELIAGLVDDPVFGPVVVFGRGGTAVEVIDDRALALPPLDRRLAADLIGRTRVARRLKAYRDVAAADEAAVALVLVKLGQLAADLPELRELDINPLLADRDGVIALDARAAVAPLPPERRRDAGAGPSHARFAVRPYPRAWERRITLDDQGILVRPVRAEDEGLFEAFFGQVSAEDLRLRFFAPVRDFSHAFLARLTQLDYARAVAFVAIEEATGTMMGAVRLHADANHETGEYAILVRSDLKGLGLGWSLMALMLDWARAEGLRHVEGQVLRENTTMLAMCRKLGFTVRTDPSDPDLMLVRRALTEESAAPEA
- a CDS encoding peptidylprolyl isomerase, which translates into the protein MPTLSPLWRNGALALGLLLPGAALAQAPAPAAAPAAAPAPAAPSPDTVVAKVNGAPITAGDLAVAADDPALSLPGVDEAQKKGLLVDYMVDLKIGAQAAEKAKVGDNPDFARKLAYFRDKLLLDEYLEREAKKAVTPQAERALYDETVKAMKPEEEVHARHVLVDNEAEAKKIAARLKGGEDFAKVAAETSKDPGSKAEGGDLGWFTKERMVAPFADAAFKLEAGKISDPVKTQFGWHVIKVEEKRTKPVPSFDEMKEQVEAYLTRKTQQDIITKLRESAKIEKTAAAPAAPKADEKKN
- a CDS encoding YoaK family protein, which codes for MRDTPPTDIAGGLLLTAAAGYVDAVGFLRLDGLYTSFMSGNSTQFAVSLAQAGHPVAWEIGLLFACFLGGGFAGSLVSLRLPGRWGPVAVLGLELGLLTVALLMAVSPVQGPAPPLLAAAMGAQNAALRRSAGFRPGVTFVTGTLFSLSHTLAQAATRTGPALGWVPDACTWLALVGGAVAGALAYRSYGLAALAAAVAGVGLVLAVAVGRAVRRGATA